A genomic region of Candidatus Marimicrobium litorale contains the following coding sequences:
- a CDS encoding efflux RND transporter periplasmic adaptor subunit: MASRKKQLLISLTMLAGSAAITLLLYINRPPTEIAVPVYTPVSIDVAEVVKQNLRIEVQAQGTVTPLQETSLLAEVSGRIIEVSPSFTVGGFVDKDAMLLRIDPRDHETNQLRAEAALKVAQSSLAQEKGMAKVAESEWKKLPKGSQRSEEAKALYLRQPQLAQAQAQMLAAQADLNTAQDNLERTIIRAPYAALIRHKQSELGQFVAPGSALANIFSIETAEVRLPIPQNRLDYLDLPGPRETGEGSVIDLYTDVAGEINHWTAHLHRTEGVFDERSRSLYAVARIDDPYDLNQKSGEPLRIGTFVNANIEGRELKDIVTLPRYVLRAGDIVWVVDERKRLRNRKVTLLNTGGDFIYVSGGLNNGDLVSLTTLDNSFDGSEIVIQSQTPTNQLDKSGMPADAQGHGNAEVSKAPAQTSRAES, translated from the coding sequence TTGGCCTCAAGAAAAAAGCAGCTCTTGATCTCGCTCACCATGCTGGCAGGCTCAGCCGCCATTACGCTGCTGTTGTATATCAATCGGCCACCTACCGAAATTGCAGTGCCTGTTTACACGCCCGTATCCATTGATGTTGCCGAAGTAGTAAAACAAAATTTACGCATCGAGGTGCAAGCACAGGGAACGGTTACACCACTGCAGGAGACTTCGCTTCTAGCGGAGGTCAGTGGCCGCATCATCGAAGTATCACCGTCCTTTACAGTGGGCGGATTCGTCGATAAAGATGCAATGCTGTTGCGTATTGATCCGCGTGATCACGAGACAAACCAGCTGCGTGCGGAAGCCGCACTAAAGGTTGCGCAAAGCAGCCTGGCGCAGGAAAAAGGCATGGCAAAGGTTGCCGAAAGTGAATGGAAGAAGTTACCCAAGGGCAGCCAACGTAGCGAAGAGGCCAAAGCGCTTTACCTGAGACAACCGCAATTGGCACAGGCGCAGGCACAAATGCTTGCCGCCCAGGCTGATCTGAACACAGCTCAGGACAATCTTGAACGCACCATTATCAGGGCACCCTACGCAGCGCTGATCCGCCACAAACAGAGTGAGCTGGGGCAATTCGTCGCACCCGGCAGCGCACTGGCTAATATTTTTTCGATAGAAACAGCCGAGGTTCGCCTACCCATACCCCAGAATCGGCTTGACTATCTCGATCTGCCCGGCCCCAGGGAAACGGGTGAGGGTTCAGTCATCGACCTTTACACGGACGTCGCTGGCGAAATCAACCACTGGACTGCGCATCTGCACCGCACTGAGGGCGTTTTTGACGAGCGATCCCGCTCGCTGTATGCAGTTGCACGCATCGACGATCCTTACGACCTGAACCAGAAAAGCGGAGAACCACTGCGCATAGGTACGTTTGTCAATGCCAATATCGAAGGTAGAGAGCTGAAAGACATTGTTACGCTACCCCGATATGTCCTGCGCGCCGGCGATATCGTCTGGGTTGTCGATGAGCGCAAGCGGCTGCGCAACCGCAAGGTCACGCTGCTTAACACGGGCGGTGATTTTATTTATGTCAGTGGCGGCCTTAACAACGGCGACCTCGTATCGCTGACCACACTGGACAACTCCTTCGACGGCTCAGAGATCGTTATACAGTCGCAAACACCCACGAACCAGCTGGACAAAAGCGGCATGCCTGCAGATGCACAGGGGCACGGTAACGCCGAAGTCTCTAAGGCCCCGGCCCAAACCTCACGCGCAGAAAGCTGA
- a CDS encoding MaoC family dehydratase, which produces MATRFEKPADLLDAVGKHLGFSDWETVDQQRIDQFANATGDHQWIHVDPEKAADGPFGKTIAHGYLTLSMANLFLPQVMQVDNTSMGVNYGCEKVRFPSPVPVGSRIRGGGEVMSVEEVKGGIQVVVRMTIEIEGADRPACVVDTISRFYP; this is translated from the coding sequence ATGGCTACTCGCTTCGAAAAACCCGCAGACTTGCTCGATGCGGTAGGAAAGCACCTGGGCTTCAGCGATTGGGAGACAGTTGATCAGCAGCGCATTGATCAGTTTGCCAATGCCACTGGAGATCACCAGTGGATTCACGTAGATCCAGAGAAAGCAGCAGATGGGCCTTTTGGTAAAACCATTGCGCACGGCTATCTCACGTTATCCATGGCGAACCTTTTCCTGCCCCAGGTGATGCAGGTCGATAACACCTCCATGGGCGTCAACTATGGTTGTGAGAAAGTGCGCTTTCCGTCGCCGGTACCGGTTGGCAGCCGAATTCGCGGTGGGGGTGAAGTGATGAGTGTCGAAGAGGTCAAGGGCGGTATTCAGGTCGTTGTGCGCATGACTATTGAAATTGAGGGCGCGGATCGACCCGCGTGCGTGGTGGATACTATTAGCCGTTTCTACCCCTGA
- a CDS encoding lipid-transfer protein, producing the protein MSNEIAILGAGMHPWGKWGHNFVQYGVAAAREALADAEIPWQDIAYVSGGATIRCGYPGYVAGATFAQALGWQGAEVNTSYAACASGSQALAAARNKILSGACDVALVVGADTTPKGFLAPAGGYRPEDPDWVRFYLGITNPTYFALYARRRMDLYGDTLEDFAAVKVKNSLVGSKNPRARYRKCFSAEDVAASAMVADPLRLMDICATSDGGAALIVSSLEYARKLGRGDAPRIAAISTVTPTFASAVVEMPDIATDSAAADGVEAMAYRASLPVKAYEEAGIGPEDVDLAEVYDLSTALELDWIEDLQLAPRGEAAAMLRKGDTALGGKTPINVSGGLACFGEAVPAQALAQVCELTWQLRGDAGDRQVEGARVGITANQGLFGHGSSVIVKR; encoded by the coding sequence ATGTCCAATGAAATCGCGATTCTCGGCGCGGGCATGCACCCCTGGGGCAAGTGGGGCCACAACTTTGTCCAGTACGGCGTGGCTGCTGCAAGAGAAGCACTGGCAGACGCCGAAATACCCTGGCAGGACATCGCCTATGTGTCTGGCGGCGCTACGATACGCTGCGGCTACCCAGGCTACGTGGCGGGGGCCACATTCGCGCAGGCTCTGGGCTGGCAAGGTGCTGAAGTCAACACGTCCTATGCGGCTTGCGCCTCCGGCTCGCAGGCCCTGGCGGCTGCGCGCAACAAGATTCTTTCCGGCGCCTGCGATGTGGCGTTGGTAGTGGGGGCGGATACCACGCCCAAGGGTTTTCTGGCCCCAGCGGGCGGATATCGTCCAGAAGATCCGGATTGGGTCAGATTCTACCTGGGCATCACTAACCCCACTTATTTCGCACTGTATGCACGGCGTCGCATGGATCTCTACGGCGATACGCTGGAGGACTTCGCCGCAGTGAAGGTCAAGAATTCTCTGGTCGGTAGCAAGAACCCCCGGGCACGCTACCGCAAATGTTTCAGCGCCGAGGATGTCGCGGCGTCTGCCATGGTCGCGGACCCCCTGCGGCTGATGGATATTTGTGCAACCAGCGATGGGGGCGCGGCCCTGATTGTCTCCAGCCTGGAGTATGCTCGCAAATTAGGCCGCGGGGACGCCCCGCGGATAGCCGCTATTTCAACGGTAACGCCCACCTTCGCCAGCGCCGTAGTGGAAATGCCGGACATTGCCACAGACTCCGCGGCAGCAGACGGGGTCGAGGCAATGGCCTACCGGGCCAGCCTGCCGGTGAAAGCTTACGAAGAGGCGGGCATTGGTCCGGAGGACGTAGACCTCGCAGAGGTCTATGACCTGTCTACCGCGTTGGAACTGGACTGGATCGAGGATCTGCAACTGGCACCACGTGGCGAGGCAGCCGCTATGCTGCGCAAAGGTGACACGGCGCTTGGCGGCAAAACACCGATTAACGTGTCCGGTGGGCTGGCCTGCTTTGGCGAGGCCGTTCCCGCCCAGGCACTGGCACAGGTCTGCGAGCTGACATGGCAGCTGCGCGGCGACGCAGGGGATCGTCAGGTTGAGGGAGCGAGGGTTGGCATAACCGCCAACCAGGGCCTGTTCGGGCACGGCAGCTCGGTCATTGTCAAACGCTGA
- a CDS encoding Zn-ribbon domain-containing OB-fold protein, protein MSAKPQVPAIEGWHTMDAKPHLLGTRCKSCGTYFFPKQHDFCKNPHCDSTDFDEVELSRTGNVWSYTNACYKPPEPFVAAEPFKPYCIAGVQLEKEQMVVLGQVVEGLNVDDLKVGMSMELVLEPLHETDEDIKVTWKWQPVAQ, encoded by the coding sequence ATGAGCGCGAAACCTCAAGTACCAGCCATTGAGGGCTGGCACACCATGGATGCCAAACCGCACCTGCTCGGGACACGTTGCAAATCCTGTGGCACCTACTTCTTTCCTAAACAGCATGATTTCTGCAAAAACCCCCACTGTGACAGCACCGACTTCGACGAGGTGGAACTGAGCCGCACCGGTAATGTGTGGAGCTATACCAATGCCTGCTACAAGCCTCCGGAACCGTTTGTCGCGGCCGAACCATTTAAGCCCTACTGCATTGCCGGCGTACAACTGGAAAAAGAACAAATGGTCGTGCTAGGGCAAGTTGTGGAGGGTCTGAACGTTGACGACCTGAAAGTTGGCATGTCGATGGAACTGGTGCTTGAACCATTGCATGAAACCGATGAGGACATCAAAGTCACCTGGAAGTGGCAACCCGTCGCGCAGTAA
- a CDS encoding SOS response-associated peptidase, protein MCGRFNVIDSPGLQNLLKDMGIGFALPPAVNLAPTERISLVKQGGSGLVIDSARWWLTPSWSREVSQTYSMFNARSESLVSSKAFRGPFKRQRGLVPMSGFIEWRTENGAKQPWLISNDTQALAVAALWDIWEGGEEPLLSCTLITTEAAPSFRPWHARMPVVLTSDEWPQWLDNGRAVAADSSIFRNELKTDWRLNPLDRVVSNARNKDAAAMATLGDAVHLVATGC, encoded by the coding sequence ATGTGTGGACGATTTAACGTGATTGATAGCCCCGGATTGCAGAACTTGCTCAAGGATATGGGAATTGGGTTCGCGTTGCCGCCCGCGGTGAATCTGGCGCCTACGGAGCGGATATCGCTGGTCAAACAGGGCGGAAGCGGCCTTGTGATCGACTCCGCCCGCTGGTGGCTGACCCCTTCCTGGTCGAGAGAAGTGAGTCAGACCTATTCTATGTTCAATGCTCGTAGCGAGAGCCTTGTCAGTAGCAAAGCGTTTCGTGGCCCCTTCAAGCGCCAGAGGGGATTGGTGCCGATGAGTGGGTTTATTGAGTGGCGTACGGAAAATGGCGCCAAGCAACCATGGCTTATCAGTAATGACACGCAGGCGCTTGCGGTGGCGGCGCTCTGGGACATATGGGAAGGCGGGGAGGAACCCCTGTTGTCGTGCACGCTCATCACAACGGAAGCGGCTCCGTCTTTTCGCCCCTGGCACGCTCGTATGCCGGTTGTTCTGACCTCTGATGAATGGCCCCAGTGGTTGGATAACGGTCGGGCTGTAGCGGCGGACAGCAGTATCTTTCGCAATGAGTTGAAGACGGACTGGCGTTTGAATCCGTTGGATCGAGTGGTGAGTAATGCTCGCAACAAGGATGCCGCTGCGATGGCCACACTGGGAGATGCGGTTCACCTGGTGGCAACAGGTTGCTAG
- a CDS encoding NUDIX hydrolase, whose translation MLEISDIVEPVYPAATIVLLRDGQTGLEALLVQRSREVKHMGGMWVFPGGKVDEADYSGNPDDYSAAVNAAIRETREEAGLEVHADQLTYLSHWTTPEGAKRRFATWFFVAILKEHQEVQVDGGEIARHRWVKPTSALEESASAEHAMRLMPPTYVSLVQIADCETCAQVSDRLSVTEPLVYAPRMVPIDGGICFLYAADVGYAEGTLDAEGRRHRLYMVNDRLDYVCDA comes from the coding sequence TTGCTGGAGATTAGCGATATAGTGGAGCCGGTCTATCCTGCAGCGACCATTGTGTTGCTGCGCGACGGGCAGACCGGACTCGAGGCTCTGCTCGTGCAGCGCAGCAGGGAAGTGAAGCACATGGGTGGTATGTGGGTGTTTCCTGGTGGCAAGGTTGACGAGGCAGATTATTCCGGCAACCCAGATGATTACTCGGCCGCGGTCAATGCCGCTATTCGTGAAACGCGCGAGGAAGCAGGCCTTGAGGTGCATGCGGATCAGCTGACATACCTGTCTCACTGGACGACCCCGGAAGGGGCCAAGCGGCGTTTTGCGACCTGGTTTTTCGTGGCTATTCTGAAAGAGCATCAGGAGGTGCAAGTGGATGGAGGAGAAATTGCCAGGCATCGATGGGTGAAACCAACGAGCGCTTTGGAAGAATCCGCCAGCGCTGAACATGCTATGCGCCTGATGCCTCCCACCTACGTTAGCTTGGTGCAGATCGCCGATTGCGAGACCTGTGCGCAAGTCAGCGATCGGTTAAGTGTGACCGAGCCGCTCGTCTATGCCCCGCGGATGGTCCCAATCGATGGGGGAATCTGCTTTCTGTACGCAGCTGATGTTGGATACGCGGAAGGGACGCTCGATGCAGAAGGGCGGCGCCATCGCCTTTACATGGTCAATGACCGCTTAGATTACGTATGTGATGCCTGA
- a CDS encoding efflux RND transporter permease subunit, translating to MQPSERKGIIAWFAYNPVAANLLMLVIIIVGLGSALNIQRAMFPMLDIKMIVIDLAYPGAAPEEVEQGLVLKIEEAINDLDGIKRVESDSFESAAMMMIEPHDGIELRKLMTDIQNRVDAIQHFPEEAEKPVISQPELLFPALTLQLSGDIGERSMKSLADDLRREILTYPSVSAASVVGAREYEISVEISEPLLREYHLSLGDVANIISASSLDLPAGSVRTENGEIMLRTMGQAYVQQDFEAILLKTWPDGTRLMLGDIATVKDGFVDAQGFAAFNGQYSLGINVFAMGKQDIIETADAAKAFVANKTHQLPDDVSLTIWGDSTYYLKGRLSMMLKNLALGALLVFIILALFLEIKLAFWVMMGIPVCFLGAMTLINTAYIDASLNMISIFGFILVLGIVVDDAIIMGESAYAEQEKHGHSIKSVVDGVYRVATPATFGVLTTIMAFLPSLFIQGVFGAFPEACGWVVILCLCFSLVESKWILPAHLAHSKPARNRILLKIDGVQEKVNKRLRFFIDFRYKPFMLKCVKNRYMTLAFFLSLLILSAGLLAGGAVRTVLAPDTPGEFLTVELRMSQGVPEERTQQVVSEIAQAFSTMEENYLLEIGEEEQLLEHMATYVFDRINGRIDVELTREDKRSISTREVEQRWRDTVGQIHGAEVFAVTSVEGPSFGPSIAFDLMHRDFATLGKAAADFEEALRHYEGLYDIRNGVSDTTDEFHLDVLPEAESLGITRFDLGSQVRHAFYGAEAQRVQRGMDEIKVMVRYPKADRENVNALKNMYIRTPSGDEVPFQTVAQLDVKQGLIKATRINYQRAAELTAEANKRTVEPDRIMKDIETNLIPELQKKYPGLTYGISGAADEEAKLAVSMIVGFGLALFGVYALLAIPTKSYLQPLIIMGVIPFGMIGAIFGHWVMGHPLSMMSLMGVIALSGVVVNDSLIMVDFVNKAIAEGKERFDAVVDAGTRRFRAILLTSLTTFFGLAPMLLEKTAQAESMVPMAISLAYGIVFATVITLLLIPCLYMILQDLGIWWAARGKSNTVTGKPELGSP from the coding sequence ATGCAACCGTCCGAACGCAAGGGAATTATCGCTTGGTTCGCCTACAATCCAGTGGCGGCGAACCTGCTTATGCTGGTGATTATTATCGTAGGGCTTGGCTCAGCACTGAATATCCAGCGCGCCATGTTCCCAATGCTCGATATAAAAATGATCGTGATTGATCTGGCCTATCCTGGCGCAGCTCCTGAAGAAGTAGAGCAAGGACTAGTTCTCAAGATCGAGGAAGCCATCAACGATCTCGATGGCATCAAGCGCGTAGAATCTGACTCGTTTGAGTCTGCTGCCATGATGATGATCGAACCGCACGACGGAATAGAACTTCGCAAACTGATGACCGATATTCAGAATCGTGTCGACGCGATCCAGCATTTTCCCGAGGAAGCAGAAAAACCGGTCATAAGCCAGCCAGAGCTGTTGTTTCCAGCGCTGACACTGCAGCTGTCGGGTGATATCGGCGAGCGCAGTATGAAATCGCTGGCTGATGATCTGCGCCGCGAAATACTTACCTATCCTTCGGTTTCCGCTGCGTCCGTCGTCGGGGCTCGAGAATACGAAATCTCTGTGGAAATATCGGAGCCGTTGCTACGGGAATATCATCTTTCCCTCGGGGATGTCGCCAACATCATCTCGGCGTCATCGCTGGATCTGCCAGCGGGCTCCGTGCGCACGGAAAACGGCGAAATCATGCTCCGAACGATGGGACAGGCTTACGTGCAGCAGGACTTCGAAGCGATCCTGCTAAAAACCTGGCCGGATGGCACACGACTTATGCTTGGCGATATTGCTACGGTGAAGGATGGGTTCGTAGATGCGCAGGGGTTTGCTGCCTTTAACGGACAATACTCGCTAGGCATCAACGTGTTCGCAATGGGCAAACAAGACATCATTGAAACAGCCGATGCAGCAAAGGCGTTTGTTGCAAACAAAACGCACCAACTACCGGACGATGTGTCTCTGACTATTTGGGGCGACTCCACCTACTACCTGAAGGGTCGGCTCTCCATGATGCTGAAGAACCTCGCCCTGGGTGCACTGCTTGTCTTCATTATTCTTGCCCTTTTTCTCGAGATCAAGCTGGCGTTTTGGGTAATGATGGGCATTCCAGTGTGCTTCCTCGGCGCCATGACACTGATCAATACAGCCTATATCGATGCAAGCCTGAATATGATCAGTATTTTTGGCTTCATACTGGTGCTGGGTATCGTAGTGGACGATGCCATCATCATGGGTGAGAGTGCCTACGCCGAACAGGAAAAGCACGGCCACAGCATCAAAAGCGTTGTCGACGGCGTCTACCGGGTCGCCACTCCCGCCACCTTCGGTGTCTTGACTACCATCATGGCGTTCTTGCCATCCCTGTTTATTCAGGGCGTGTTCGGCGCGTTTCCAGAGGCGTGTGGTTGGGTGGTTATTCTGTGTCTATGTTTCTCACTGGTCGAGTCAAAATGGATTCTGCCCGCGCACCTCGCACACAGCAAACCTGCGCGTAACCGCATACTGCTCAAGATCGATGGCGTACAGGAAAAAGTGAACAAGCGACTGCGCTTCTTCATAGATTTTCGCTACAAGCCGTTTATGTTGAAATGCGTGAAGAATCGCTACATGACTCTGGCTTTTTTCTTGTCACTCCTAATCCTCTCGGCAGGACTGCTGGCTGGAGGAGCGGTGCGCACCGTGCTGGCACCGGACACCCCTGGAGAGTTCCTCACCGTCGAGCTGCGCATGTCTCAGGGCGTGCCCGAAGAACGCACGCAGCAAGTCGTTTCCGAGATTGCCCAGGCATTCAGCACCATGGAAGAAAACTACCTGCTGGAAATTGGCGAAGAAGAGCAGTTGCTGGAGCACATGGCCACCTACGTTTTTGACAGAATAAACGGGCGCATCGACGTTGAACTGACGCGAGAGGACAAGCGCAGTATTAGTACGCGTGAAGTCGAGCAACGCTGGCGGGACACCGTCGGTCAAATCCACGGCGCCGAGGTGTTCGCTGTTACCAGTGTCGAGGGCCCCAGTTTCGGCCCATCTATCGCCTTCGACCTGATGCATCGCGATTTCGCCACACTGGGCAAGGCTGCCGCGGACTTTGAAGAAGCCCTGCGTCACTACGAGGGTTTGTATGACATTCGCAATGGCGTGAGCGATACCACGGACGAATTTCACCTGGACGTCCTGCCTGAGGCAGAGTCCCTCGGCATCACGCGTTTCGACCTCGGCAGCCAGGTGCGCCACGCCTTTTACGGTGCCGAAGCACAGCGAGTGCAGCGCGGCATGGATGAAATCAAGGTGATGGTACGTTATCCGAAGGCGGACCGGGAAAACGTAAACGCGCTCAAGAATATGTACATCCGCACACCGAGCGGCGACGAGGTGCCCTTCCAGACGGTCGCACAACTGGACGTCAAACAGGGGCTGATAAAGGCAACTCGCATCAACTACCAGCGCGCAGCGGAACTGACTGCCGAAGCCAACAAGCGCACGGTCGAACCAGACCGGATCATGAAAGATATAGAGACAAATCTGATACCGGAACTGCAGAAAAAATACCCCGGCCTCACTTACGGTATCTCTGGTGCCGCCGACGAGGAGGCGAAGTTAGCGGTAAGCATGATTGTCGGCTTTGGCCTCGCGTTGTTTGGGGTCTATGCTCTGCTCGCGATCCCAACAAAATCCTATCTGCAGCCACTGATCATAATGGGCGTTATACCCTTTGGCATGATTGGCGCGATTTTTGGCCACTGGGTCATGGGACACCCCCTGAGCATGATGTCCCTGATGGGCGTGATCGCCCTGAGCGGTGTTGTGGTGAACGATAGTCTGATCATGGTCGATTTCGTCAACAAGGCGATCGCAGAAGGCAAAGAGCGGTTCGACGCGGTCGTTGATGCAGGGACACGGCGCTTTCGAGCCATCCTGCTGACCTCCCTCACTACATTCTTTGGTCTGGCACCCATGTTGCTGGAAAAAACCGCCCAAGCGGAGTCCATGGTGCCTATGGCTATATCGCTGGCCTATGGCATTGTATTTGCCACTGTCATCACACTGCTGCTCATACCCTGTCTTTACATGATTCTTCAGGACCTCGGGATATGGTGGGCAGCGCGTGGCAAATCGAACACCGTGACTGGAAAGCCAGAACTGGGCAGCCCCTAA
- a CDS encoding PqiC family protein, whose protein sequence is MAKIIFSIFCLLSLSFLTGCGSSSPINYYVLSSPSTSPPAGTSPIIGVGTVTIPEYLNRENMVFNSEENALFIADSDRWAEPLQKGIQRVLAMNLASLLDTQNIRLHPWARSAAPDYSISVNVLRLDANDKEATLAAEWQIIQTTKQQPRSRNIKQISQSFTGNEPDADDIAAAYSVLLFQLSETIAAAIEAELREP, encoded by the coding sequence ATGGCAAAGATAATTTTTTCGATATTCTGTTTATTGTCCCTGTCTTTTCTGACCGGGTGTGGCAGCAGTTCTCCCATCAATTACTATGTGCTGTCCTCCCCGTCGACCTCACCCCCCGCCGGTACATCGCCCATAATCGGAGTGGGGACTGTGACGATACCGGAATACCTGAACCGCGAAAATATGGTCTTTAACAGCGAGGAAAATGCGCTGTTTATCGCTGACTCCGACCGCTGGGCGGAGCCACTACAGAAAGGTATTCAGCGTGTGCTGGCAATGAACCTGGCGAGCTTGCTCGACACGCAGAACATACGGTTGCACCCGTGGGCGCGCTCCGCGGCACCTGACTACAGCATAAGCGTCAATGTACTTCGACTTGATGCAAATGATAAGGAAGCAACGCTAGCGGCGGAGTGGCAGATAATTCAAACCACTAAGCAACAACCACGCAGCCGAAATATCAAGCAGATCAGTCAGTCCTTTACCGGAAATGAACCGGATGCCGATGACATCGCCGCTGCCTACAGCGTATTGCTGTTCCAACTGAGCGAAACCATCGCAGCCGCTATTGAAGCAGAACTGCGCGAGCCATAG
- a CDS encoding SDR family oxidoreductase — protein sequence MRTFAMTGGATGIGAELKEQLLAAGDRVISVDIKEGDIIADLSTDDGRALAVRGVRELAPEGLDGFIPCAGLPPVATPFSLIARVNYFAVIETVEGLRDLLERKQGSVVFVSSNSAPMVPTDDSFVQKCLSGDEAAACKEIDDRDGHSAYAGSKRAVTLWMRRHVVEYAGKGVRLNAVAPGITMTPLTDRVFEDEELGAAMKAFGDSVPVGRTAQPADIANVMRYMLSDEAAYLCGSVIFVDGGSDAMLRSDDF from the coding sequence ATGCGAACGTTTGCTATGACAGGTGGTGCCACCGGAATTGGCGCAGAACTGAAAGAACAGCTACTGGCAGCGGGTGACAGGGTGATCTCAGTAGACATCAAGGAGGGCGATATTATCGCTGACCTGTCTACTGATGACGGTCGTGCGCTTGCAGTACGCGGTGTGCGAGAACTCGCGCCCGAAGGCTTGGATGGTTTTATCCCCTGCGCCGGTCTGCCTCCCGTGGCGACGCCTTTCTCGTTGATTGCGAGGGTCAATTATTTTGCTGTGATAGAGACCGTAGAAGGTTTGCGTGACCTGCTTGAGCGAAAGCAGGGGAGCGTTGTGTTTGTGTCCTCGAATTCGGCGCCAATGGTACCCACTGACGATAGCTTCGTGCAGAAATGCTTGTCGGGAGATGAGGCCGCAGCGTGCAAGGAGATCGACGACCGTGATGGTCATTCGGCTTACGCCGGGTCCAAGCGCGCCGTTACGCTTTGGATGCGGCGGCACGTAGTTGAGTACGCGGGTAAGGGTGTGCGTCTCAATGCGGTCGCCCCCGGAATCACTATGACGCCACTCACGGACCGTGTATTTGAGGACGAAGAACTGGGTGCGGCGATGAAGGCCTTCGGAGACTCTGTACCGGTGGGCAGAACTGCTCAGCCTGCAGATATCGCCAATGTCATGCGTTACATGCTCAGTGACGAGGCTGCCTATCTGTGTGGCTCAGTTATTTTCGTCGATGGCGGCTCTGACGCTATGCTGCGGTCGGACGACTTTTAG